The following coding sequences lie in one Spinacia oleracea cultivar Varoflay chromosome 1, BTI_SOV_V1, whole genome shotgun sequence genomic window:
- the LOC110778007 gene encoding uncharacterized protein: MENSTAEDDFSVFVLASDLGVDARPFLDSSQQNTIDLPETWHDCPSYFADEDFSDLEARDFFRLQGSDKSGNCIFRIVGKYFPAPVVDSERLKKYVFYKIYTELPEGPFGIVYMHTTVQKEDNSPGMTILRWIYEDLPAEIKDRLQVVYFLHPGLRSRLAFATLGRFFLSGNLYWKIKYVSRLQYLWDDMKKGEIEIPEFVKGHDDVLENRPLTDYGIEPDPLKLTEVPSMSLSLGRYDYEERWASR, from the exons ATGGAGAATTCAACAGCAGAAGATGACTTCTCAGTATTTGTATTAGCCTCAGACTTGGGTGTCGACGCTCGCCCTTTCTTAGATTCTTCACAACAAAATACTATTGACCTGCCGGAAACTTGGCACGATTGTCCTTCCTACTTCGCCGACGAAGATTTCTCCGATCTTGAAGCTCGTGATTTCTTCCGGCTTCAAGGGTCCGATAAATCTGGCAATTGTATCTTCCGCATCGTCGGAAAAtactttcctg CCCCGGTTGTCGATTCTGAACGATTGAAGAAGTATGTTTTCTACAAAATCTACACCGAGTTGCCGGAGGGGCCGTTTGGCATTGTTTACATGCATACTACTGTACAGAAGGAGGATAATTCCCCTGGAATGACCATCTTGCGATGGATTTATGAGGATCTCCCTGCTGAAATTAAAGATAGACTTCAAGTCGTTTATTTTCTTCACCCTGGTCTACGGTCAAGGCTTGCCTTTGCGACCCTTGGACGGTTTTTCTTGAGTGGGAA CCTGTATTGGAAAATCAAGTATGTAAGCCGGCTGCAATACCTTTGGGACGATATGAAGAAAGGAGAGATTGAGATCCCGGAGTTTGTGAAAGGTCATGATGACGTACTTGAAAACAGACCACTAACTGACTACGGGATTGAACCTGATCCTTTGAAATTGACTGAGGTTCCTTCCATGTCCTTATCTCTTGGGCGGTATGATTATGAAGAAAGGTGGGCATCTAGGTAG